A part of Bacteroidota bacterium genomic DNA contains:
- a CDS encoding ATP-dependent Clp protease ATP-binding subunit produces MEAKFSPRVKDVITYSREEALRLGHDFIGIEHLMLGMIRDGEGVGIRLLKKLNVDIQELRKGIEGSLTPGARKSNNLANIPLVKQAEKTLKLTYLEAKTFKAVQIGTEHLLLCILKDNDNVVSKSLLKFGVDYDAVRTELEGFMDNPHKIENTAADDDEGEDSGFSSAGGQGAAKKPGDSKSKTPVLDNFGRDLTKMAEDGKLDPVVGREKEIERVSQILSRRKKNNPILIGEPGVGKSSIAEGLALRIVQRKVSRVLFGKRVVTLDLASLVAGTKYRGQFEERMKAVMNELEKSPDVILFIDEIHTIIGAGGASGSLDASNMFKPALARGEIQCIGATTLDEYRQYIEKDGALERRFQKVLVEPATQDESLQILNNIKSKYEDHHNVTYTDEAIKACVSLTARYITDRHLPDKAIDALDEAGSRVHITNINVPENILELEKKMEDIKELKNQVVRSQKYEEAAKLRDTEKQLQAQLDAAKKAWEEETKLNRVVVTEDNVAEVVSMMSGVPVQRVNQNEGEKLVKMNELLKGKVIGQDAALLKVVKAIQRNRAGLKDPNKPIGSFIFLGPTGVGKTQLAKILARHLFDNDEALIRIDMSEYMEKFAVTRLIGAPPGYVGYEEGGQLTEKVRRRPYSVVLLDEIEKAHPDVFNMLLQVLDDGQLTDSLGRKIDFKNTIIIMTSNIGARQLKEFGTGVGFGTKAKEDQVDDHSKGVIESALKKAFAPEFLNRIDDVVMFNSLSREDIHKIIDIELGNLFSRVSSLGYTIKITEAAKDFIVEKGYDVNYGARPLKRAIQKYLEDPMAEEIIKSNLTEGDEIEVDYNKEKDEIVVSTHKPKAKKGKKEDKA; encoded by the coding sequence ATGGAAGCAAAATTTTCGCCCAGAGTAAAAGATGTTATTACATATAGCCGCGAGGAAGCACTTCGTTTGGGGCACGACTTTATAGGAATAGAACACCTGATGTTAGGGATGATTCGTGATGGTGAAGGTGTTGGTATTCGTTTATTAAAAAAACTGAATGTGGATATTCAGGAACTTAGAAAAGGTATTGAGGGTAGCCTTACTCCCGGTGCCCGTAAATCTAACAACCTGGCTAATATTCCATTGGTAAAACAAGCTGAAAAAACATTAAAGCTTACTTACCTGGAAGCTAAAACTTTTAAAGCTGTTCAAATTGGAACCGAGCATTTATTATTGTGTATTTTAAAAGATAACGATAATGTTGTTTCTAAATCTCTCTTAAAATTTGGGGTAGATTATGATGCAGTTCGTACCGAATTGGAAGGATTTATGGATAATCCTCATAAAATTGAGAACACAGCTGCAGATGATGATGAAGGAGAAGATAGCGGCTTTAGTTCGGCCGGCGGACAAGGTGCTGCCAAAAAGCCGGGCGACAGTAAGTCAAAAACGCCTGTTTTAGACAATTTCGGCAGAGACCTGACCAAAATGGCAGAAGACGGTAAATTAGACCCTGTAGTAGGTCGCGAAAAAGAAATTGAGCGTGTTTCACAAATCTTATCCCGCCGTAAAAAGAATAACCCAATATTAATTGGTGAACCTGGTGTAGGTAAATCTTCAATTGCAGAAGGTTTAGCTTTACGCATTGTTCAACGCAAAGTATCGCGTGTGTTATTCGGAAAACGTGTGGTGACTTTAGATTTAGCAAGTTTAGTTGCGGGTACAAAATACCGCGGACAATTTGAAGAGCGTATGAAAGCCGTTATGAACGAGCTTGAAAAATCGCCGGATGTTATTTTATTCATTGATGAAATTCACACTATTATTGGTGCAGGTGGTGCAAGCGGTTCGTTAGATGCGAGCAATATGTTTAAGCCTGCTTTAGCTCGCGGAGAAATCCAATGTATCGGTGCTACTACTTTAGATGAGTACCGTCAGTATATTGAAAAAGACGGAGCTTTAGAGCGCCGTTTCCAAAAGGTATTAGTAGAACCGGCTACTCAAGATGAATCGTTACAAATTTTAAATAACATTAAATCGAAGTACGAAGATCATCATAACGTAACTTATACTGATGAAGCGATTAAAGCTTGCGTTAGTTTAACAGCGCGTTATATTACCGACCGTCATTTACCGGATAAAGCAATTGATGCTTTAGATGAAGCGGGTTCTCGTGTACACATCACTAACATTAATGTTCCTGAAAATATTCTTGAATTAGAAAAGAAGATGGAAGACATTAAGGAATTAAAAAACCAAGTGGTGCGTTCGCAAAAATATGAAGAGGCGGCTAAATTACGCGATACCGAAAAACAATTACAAGCGCAATTAGACGCTGCTAAAAAAGCCTGGGAAGAAGAAACTAAATTAAACCGTGTAGTTGTAACAGAAGACAATGTAGCGGAAGTGGTAAGTATGATGAGCGGTGTTCCTGTTCAACGTGTGAACCAAAACGAAGGCGAGAAATTAGTGAAGATGAATGAACTTTTAAAAGGTAAAGTAATCGGACAAGATGCTGCGCTTTTAAAAGTGGTGAAAGCTATTCAACGTAACCGTGCCGGATTAAAAGATCCTAATAAACCAATTGGTTCATTTATTTTCTTAGGTCCTACCGGTGTTGGTAAAACACAATTAGCGAAAATATTAGCACGCCATTTATTCGATAACGATGAGGCATTAATCCGCATCGATATGAGCGAATACATGGAGAAATTTGCGGTGACTCGTTTAATTGGAGCGCCTCCGGGTTATGTGGGTTATGAAGAAGGCGGGCAATTAACTGAGAAAGTACGTCGTCGTCCTTACTCTGTTGTTTTATTGGATGAAATTGAAAAAGCGCATCCGGATGTATTCAACATGTTATTGCAAGTATTGGATGATGGACAATTAACTGACAGTTTAGGTCGTAAGATTGACTTCAAGAATACCATTATCATTATGACTTCAAACATTGGTGCCCGTCAGTTAAAAGAATTCGGAACCGGTGTTGGATTTGGAACTAAAGCGAAAGAAGACCAAGTTGATGATCATTCAAAAGGGGTTATTGAAAGTGCTTTAAAGAAAGCCTTTGCTCCTGAATTCTTAAATCGTATTGATGATGTAGTTATGTTTAACTCGTTAAGCCGTGAAGACATTCATAAGATCATTGATATTGAATTAGGTAATTTATTTAGCCGTGTAAGTTCATTAGGTTATACAATTAAAATTACTGAAGCTGCTAAAGACTTTATTGTAGAAAAAGGTTACGATGTTAACTATGGTGCTCGTCCGTTAAAACGTGCGATTCAAAAATACCTTGAAGATCCTATGGCTGAAGAAATCATCAAAAGTAATTTAACTGAAGGTGATGAAATTGAAGTAGACTACAACAAAGAAAAAGATGAAATCGTTGTAAGCACTCATAAACCTAAAGCTAAAAAAGGAAAGAAAGAAGATAAAGCGTAA
- the gyrA gene encoding DNA gyrase subunit A, producing the protein MADGEKIIPINIEDEMKTAYIDYSMSVIVSRALPDVRDGLKPVHRRVLYGMLELGLMHNRPYKKSARIVGEVLGKYHPHGDASVYDTMVRMAQDWSLRYMLVDGQGNFGSMDGDPPAAMRYTEARLRKIAEEIIADIEKDTVDFRPNFDDSLQEPTVMPSRIPQLLVNGASGIAVGMATNMAPHNLTEICDACMAYIDNRDIDIAGLMQYVKAPDFPTGGTIYGFSGVKEAFETGRGRIVLRAKANIETVKDRERIIVSEIPYQLNKAEMIKKTAELVNEKKLEGISDIRDESDRDGMRIVYELKRDAISNVVLNNLYKYTSLQTSFSVNNIALVNGRPMMLNLKDQIHYFIEHRHDVVVRRTKYELAQAEKRAHILEGLLIAIDNLDAVIKIIRESDTPDSAREELMSRFGLSEIQSRAILDMRLRALTGLERDKLKEEYAELMKQIDYLKSILNDEVLRYKIIKDEIAEIKQKYGDGRRTDIVYAGDDFKMEDMIADEDVVITISHMGYIKRTSLNEYRLQNRGGKGSKGSATRDEDFIEHMFTATTHNYLLLFTEKGQVFWLRAYEVPEGNKTSKGRAIQNLLNIPSDDKVKAFINVKNLLDEDYINNNYIILCTKEGIIKKTTLEAYSRPRANGINAITIREGDQLLEAALTNGKNEIMIATKLGKVCRFNEEKVRPMGRNASGVIAIDLNDEEGGNNEVIGMICIDDVNANVLVVSEKGYGKRSEIDEYRITNRGGKGVKTINITDKTGNLVAIKSVTDANDLMIITKNGITIRMNISALRVMGRATQGVRLINIQDNDEIAAVTKVDHEDETENGENGGEGENPVNPEVTPENTENSTPTDNNA; encoded by the coding sequence ATGGCAGACGGAGAGAAAATTATCCCCATTAACATTGAAGATGAAATGAAAACGGCCTACATCGATTATTCGATGTCGGTTATTGTATCACGTGCTTTACCCGATGTGCGTGATGGTTTAAAACCTGTACACCGCCGCGTACTTTACGGTATGTTGGAGTTAGGTTTAATGCACAACCGTCCGTATAAAAAATCGGCGCGTATCGTTGGTGAGGTTTTAGGTAAATATCACCCGCACGGTGACGCGAGCGTTTATGATACCATGGTGCGTATGGCTCAGGATTGGAGCTTACGTTACATGTTGGTTGACGGACAAGGAAACTTTGGCAGTATGGATGGCGATCCTCCTGCTGCGATGCGTTATACCGAAGCGCGTTTAAGAAAAATTGCCGAAGAAATTATTGCCGATATCGAAAAAGATACGGTTGATTTCCGTCCGAATTTTGACGACTCTTTACAAGAGCCAACTGTAATGCCAAGCCGTATCCCTCAATTATTGGTGAATGGCGCATCCGGCATCGCTGTCGGTATGGCTACTAACATGGCACCACATAACTTAACAGAAATTTGTGATGCTTGTATGGCTTATATCGATAACCGTGATATAGATATCGCGGGATTAATGCAATATGTAAAAGCTCCTGATTTTCCAACGGGCGGAACTATTTATGGTTTCTCAGGCGTAAAAGAAGCTTTTGAAACCGGCCGCGGGCGTATTGTGTTACGCGCAAAGGCAAATATTGAAACCGTAAAAGACAGAGAGCGGATTATCGTTAGTGAAATTCCTTACCAATTGAATAAAGCAGAAATGATTAAAAAAACTGCTGAATTGGTGAATGAGAAAAAACTCGAAGGAATTTCCGATATACGTGATGAGTCGGATAGAGATGGTATGCGTATTGTTTACGAATTAAAGCGCGATGCCATTTCAAACGTTGTATTAAACAATTTATACAAGTACACATCTTTACAGACTTCATTCTCAGTAAATAACATCGCGTTAGTGAATGGTCGTCCGATGATGTTGAATCTGAAAGATCAGATTCATTATTTCATTGAACACCGTCATGATGTAGTTGTACGCCGTACGAAATATGAATTAGCGCAGGCTGAAAAACGCGCTCATATTTTGGAAGGTTTATTAATTGCCATCGATAATCTAGATGCAGTTATTAAAATCATCCGCGAAAGCGATACGCCTGATTCGGCACGCGAAGAGTTAATGAGCCGTTTTGGTTTAAGTGAAATTCAAAGCCGCGCTATTCTGGATATGCGTTTACGCGCATTAACCGGACTGGAACGCGATAAGTTAAAAGAAGAGTATGCTGAATTAATGAAGCAAATCGATTATCTAAAATCTATTTTAAATGACGAAGTTTTGCGTTACAAAATCATTAAGGATGAAATTGCGGAAATAAAACAAAAATACGGCGACGGCAGAAGAACGGATATCGTTTATGCCGGCGATGACTTTAAAATGGAAGATATGATTGCTGATGAGGATGTGGTAATTACCATTTCTCACATGGGTTATATCAAACGTACCAGTTTAAATGAATACCGCTTGCAAAATAGAGGTGGTAAAGGTTCAAAAGGTTCCGCAACGCGCGATGAAGACTTTATTGAACATATGTTTACCGCCACCACACACAACTATCTTTTATTATTTACCGAAAAAGGACAAGTATTCTGGTTGCGTGCGTATGAAGTTCCGGAAGGAAACAAAACAAGTAAAGGAAGAGCTATTCAGAATTTATTGAATATACCGTCTGATGATAAAGTGAAGGCCTTTATTAATGTGAAGAATTTATTAGATGAAGATTACATTAATAACAACTACATTATCTTATGTACTAAAGAAGGTATCATTAAGAAAACGACTTTAGAAGCTTATTCCCGTCCACGCGCTAATGGTATCAACGCGATAACTATCCGTGAAGGCGATCAATTATTAGAAGCAGCTTTAACCAACGGTAAAAATGAAATCATGATTGCCACTAAATTGGGTAAGGTGTGTCGCTTTAACGAGGAAAAAGTTCGTCCGATGGGGCGTAACGCATCCGGTGTAATTGCGATCGATTTAAATGATGAAGAAGGTGGTAATAATGAAGTGATTGGTATGATTTGCATTGATGATGTTAATGCAAACGTATTAGTTGTATCTGAAAAAGGTTATGGTAAACGTTCAGAAATTGATGAATACCGTATTACCAACCGTGGCGGTAAGGGTGTTAAAACCATTAACATCACCGACAAAACCGGTAATCTGGTAGCTATTAAATCGGTAACCGATGCTAATGATTTGATGATTATTACCAAAAATGGTATTACCATCCGTATGAATATTAGCGCACTTCGTGTGATGGGCCGTGCAACGCAAGGTGTACGTTTAATTAATATTCAGGATAATGATGAAATTGCCGCTGTAACGAAGGTTGATCATGAAGATGAAACCGAAAACGGTGAGAATGGGGGAGAGGGTGAAAATCCGGTAAATCCGGAGGTGACACCTGAAAACACCGAAAATTCTACACCAACGGACAATAATGCCTAA